CGATGTCGTCGGGAACGGGCCCGCCTGCCCCCATCTCCTCCAGATCCCGTTGCCGGAGGTTGGTGGTCAGGTTTCCGAAGCCGTCCACGCGCACGACCGTGGCCTCCCACGCCCCTTCCCCGAGGCGTCGTGCCGCTGCCCGAGGCAGGAGCACGGGATCGGAGACAGCCGGGCCCACGTGCTGGAGATCCAGCCCCAGAGCCAGGTGGCCAGCCACCGGCCCGAACACGTCACGGCCATGGAAGACGGGGGAAACCGGAGAGCGGAAGAGGTTGGTGTTGGTCAGGGCCCGGATGTGCGCGTCGGGATGCTCCTCCAGTACCCAGGTGAAGATGCCGTTGTCGGGGCCGACAAAACGGTAGCCGCCGGCCCCCACGGCCAGGCCACGCCGCGGCGAGCCGACCCCGGGGTCGACGACGACCACAAACACGGTGGCGGGGGGGAAGCTCGGGTAGGAGGCTTCCAGGATCAGAGCGCCCGCGGCCACGTCGTGGGGGGGCAGATCGTGGACCAGGTCCACGAGGGTTGCCGCAGGGCAAGCGGACAGGATTGCCCCTTTCATGGAGCCCAGGTAGGGGTCTGCCGTCCCGAAGTCGGTCAAGAGGGCCACGATCGGTGGCATCTTCAGCTCCCGGGCGACGGCGCGCGCCCCTGGGGTCGGGCGAGGAGGCCCCCCACCGGGGTCTCCGGAGGGTGGCGCATTCTAGCGCTGTTAGAATAGGGCATGGAGCGCGTCTACCTCGATCACAACGCTACCACCCCGCTCGATCCCCGGGTCTTCGAGGCCATGGTCCCCGTGC
This DNA window, taken from Vicinamibacteria bacterium, encodes the following:
- a CDS encoding SAM-dependent chlorinase/fluorinase is translated as MPPIVALLTDFGTADPYLGSMKGAILSACPAATLVDLVHDLPPHDVAAGALILEASYPSFPPATVFVVVVDPGVGSPRRGLAVGAGGYRFVGPDNGIFTWVLEEHPDAHIRALTNTNLFRSPVSPVFHGRDVFGPVAGHLALGLDLQHVGPAVSDPVLLPRAAARRLGEGAWEATVVRVDGFGNLTTNLRQRDLEEMGAGGPVPDDIVVSLAGAALPLVRTYAEVGQGEACALMGSGGRLEVAVREGNAARLLGVGTGTVVRVRRAGGRE